The following proteins come from a genomic window of Galactobacillus timonensis:
- a CDS encoding ISL3 family transposase yields the protein MPRKPKGSGEITVTDPELVKELFGVYPANARFIHEAHETGTRTINGVETTVEQTIREFELAYAGEVPDICPKCGAKMSKHDNRTVTVSDTPNGGKPTRLYVTVPRKRCSNPDCRYIWKAEMEGIDGKRKITTRAECSIVEQCVRNTFEEVGRNYPMTSVSILNIFSDFIGSHGEIMQFRMPEYLGIDEIKVNGRFITVMTNLEKHTMYDLLEKRTQDFLEDHFASLPLSEREKVRWVCSDMYRPFKKPIGAYLPNAKWAIDHFHVVMKANLAVDEIRKNIQSKYPGKTGPKFKHGPAYTLRKRLKDLDADEADAIRWMRDDPDLSPLATAYDIKEDFFNIYDENQASKENAEQAFADWEANLPPAPEDEHEEDIYAPFRELAATVHNFYEPIFAIWDCDIAISNGYTECSNRLTRETHLRGRGYSFDTLRAKVLLRNVNIEKAIREGSADYDGPVLTENNMSSLQYYEQTANDGYDLTAQAYSADGHTFDSETGELLDDSTEQTDSNNLNITDDKESF from the coding sequence GAAGCCCATGAAACCGGAACTCGCACGATAAACGGGGTGGAAACAACGGTTGAGCAGACAATCCGGGAATTTGAGCTGGCATATGCCGGAGAAGTACCGGATATCTGCCCGAAATGCGGAGCGAAGATGTCTAAGCACGACAACCGGACTGTTACGGTCAGTGATACACCGAATGGCGGAAAACCAACACGGCTATATGTGACAGTGCCCCGGAAGCGCTGCAGCAATCCTGACTGCCGGTACATCTGGAAGGCGGAAATGGAAGGTATTGATGGCAAACGGAAGATCACGACACGGGCAGAATGCTCAATTGTAGAACAGTGCGTTCGGAACACTTTTGAAGAAGTCGGACGCAACTACCCGATGACAAGCGTATCAATACTGAATATCTTTTCGGACTTCATAGGCAGCCACGGGGAGATCATGCAGTTCCGTATGCCGGAATACCTGGGCATTGATGAAATCAAGGTCAATGGCAGGTTCATCACCGTCATGACCAACCTTGAGAAACACACCATGTACGACCTGCTGGAAAAACGCACACAGGACTTCCTGGAAGATCATTTCGCATCACTGCCGTTATCAGAGCGTGAGAAAGTCCGGTGGGTGTGCAGCGACATGTACAGGCCGTTCAAGAAACCGATTGGTGCATATCTGCCGAACGCAAAATGGGCGATTGACCACTTCCATGTGGTGATGAAGGCCAACCTTGCCGTGGATGAGATACGGAAGAATATTCAGTCAAAGTATCCTGGCAAGACTGGGCCGAAGTTCAAGCATGGCCCTGCATATACGCTCAGAAAGCGTCTGAAAGACCTTGACGCAGATGAGGCAGACGCAATCAGGTGGATGAGAGATGACCCAGACCTGAGCCCATTGGCAACCGCTTATGACATCAAGGAAGACTTCTTTAACATCTACGATGAGAACCAGGCTTCCAAGGAGAATGCAGAACAGGCGTTTGCGGACTGGGAGGCAAATCTGCCGCCTGCACCGGAAGATGAGCATGAAGAAGACATTTATGCCCCGTTCCGTGAGCTTGCGGCAACCGTGCATAACTTCTACGAGCCGATATTTGCCATATGGGACTGCGACATTGCCATATCCAACGGCTATACCGAGTGCAGCAACCGTTTGACAAGAGAAACACACCTCAGAGGGCGGGGATATTCATTTGATACGCTGCGTGCCAAGGTTCTGCTCCGCAATGTCAATATTGAGAAGGCAATCAGGGAAGGCTCTGCCGATTATGATGGTCCTGTGCTTACTGAGAACAACATGTCCAGCCTGCAGTATTACGAGCAGACGGCCAACGACGGGTATGACCTCACAGCCCAGGCTTATTCAGCCGATGGGCATACGTTCGATAGTGAAACAGGCGAACTGCTCGATGACAGCACTGAGCAGACAGACAGCAATAACCTTAATATAACGGATGACAAGGAATCGTTCTGA